A window from Balearica regulorum gibbericeps isolate bBalReg1 chromosome 1, bBalReg1.pri, whole genome shotgun sequence encodes these proteins:
- the FANCB gene encoding Fanconi anemia group B protein has protein sequence MEEQFLSYNGEVLIFHLSKTKLVEGAADKTTNLCVRRMVFNRDTKLFVQKSSGVFNMRASHLKVEIICCSCTTDSRTGIILPCILMKKKKRNNVVKYLLLLLHSSNQFEQSFHFKLDYEMKEDIRLFTGPSVLWRHASKLFYVCSDTCTVLSAPVQLSSVVWTGEIEDEGTVVLGIRTACMPENEDEDEFSTSDRAIWGREFFGYAVETQKLLTGTCFMPHAYSRVVSSVYVCKNEILKKQLRISLVAITHKNQLIWFQDGLPKGVCELPYEKPCSVKTAVTSSNGLLFIVSFASGNICVVQRRDSLQVASKWQKVKSVLVDDFIGSGSEQLLLLFKDDSNTDVLSTFKITDLGEVNYASDINYKHDVPTVEGLQENGLLTVQALETRLQAGCTSVRELQQHLRLKKRVILESCRALIDLVEERTHILPTAKKEGLVSLWDDVENPPHSLSKETSLASKIPEHFIEKLWLRVVGDSLVVGVKLTESFYLSLSDVSLSLVMDQDFSLISPIIKCRNKIIKLNKAFSALSVSSCQIEPPPKKMKLDLHSKNDLKKEFPKRCSRVRLDGAKTVIAVTNLSPLLAFRRVCCIVLLHAKKQNRQNDSLQESKKITVLCGKILLNLEDISNEKYSVKMLRDNNYFTGSLEDIVAVLAVSVRFSFQIMSSDCTLTPVNSWLLGEMECIPFKECHDNIFCHKAGNVYGTVFNWTLKNPFEGVLTVFCRNLTVLFQCLHSLTRFLPPRCDVKLLRSGSKGVLTEQLALALEKEILTLRSSFFSKESTAENSLTWGNEPGKKISDSPVASLLDSEEGVQQFRKKLQNEREECMLSMNQTMNGALYQKIALKIAEAQLSSDMIVWRLIKS, from the exons ATGGAAGAACAATTCTTGTCCTACAATGGAGAAGTCCTTATATTTCATCTATCAAAAACAAAACTTGTGGAGGGAGCAGCTGATAAAACAACGAACTTATGTGTCAGAAGAATGGTATTCAATAGAGACACTAAGCTATTTGTTCAGAAATCTTCTGGAGTATTCAACATGCGTGCCAGTCACTTaaaagttgaaataatttgttgtaGCTGCACAACGGATTCCAGAACAGGGATTATTCTTCCCtgcattttgatgaaaaagaaaaaacggAATAACGTTGTTAAATATCTTCTATTGTTGCTTCACAGCTCAAATCAATTTGAGCAGTCgtttcattttaaattggaTTATGAGATGAAAGAAGACATCAGGTTGTTTACTGGCCCTTCAGTCTTGTGGAGGCATGCCAGCAAGTTGTTCTACGTCTGTTCTGATACTTGCACAGTTCTAAGTGCTCCGGTGCAGCTTTCTTCTGTTGTGTGGACAGGTGAAATTGAGGATGAAGGCACTGTTGTCTTAGGGATAAGAACTGCTTGCATGCCAGAGAATGAAGATGAGGATGAGTTTTCCACTTCAGATAGAGCCATCTGGGGTAGAGAATTCTTTGGATACGCAGTTGAAACACAAAAATTGCTAACCGGCACATGCTTTATGCCTCATGCTTACAGCAGAGTGGTATCTTCTGTCTATGTCTGCAAGaatgaaatattgaaaaaacaGCTCCGAATATCACTTGTCGCCATAACTCACAAGAATCAGCTTATTTGGTTCCAAGATGGTCTCCCTAAAGGTGTTTGTGAGCTTCCTTATGAGAAACCGTGTTCAGTAAAAACAGCTGTAACCAGTAGCAATGGTTTGCTATTTATTGTGTCTTTTGCCTCCGGAAATATCTGTGTTGTACAGAGGAGAGACAGCTTACAG GTGGCTTCCAAATGGCAAAAAGTTAAGTCTGTTCTGGTGGATGATTTTATTGGCTCTGGAAGTGAGCAactgttactgctttttaaGGATGATTCCAATACAGACGTGTTAAGTACATTCAAAATAACGGATCTTGGAGAGGTCAACTATGCA agtgaTATTAATTATAAACATGATGTTCCTACTGTAGAAGGCTTGCAAGAGAATGGTTTGCTGACTGTCCAAGCCCTTGAAACAAGATTACAG GCTGGTTGCACCTCTGTTCGAGAACTACAGCAGCATTTAAGACTCAAAAAGAGGGTTATTCTTGAATCTTGCAGAGCATTAATAGATCTTGTTGAAGAAAGAACCCATATTCTACCAACtgcaaaaaag GAAGGTCTTGTGTCTCTATGGGATGATGTAGAAAATCCTCCTCATTCTCTTAGTAAAGAGACATCATTGGCGTCTAAAATCCCAGAGCACTTCATAGAGAAATTGTGGCTGCGTGTTGTGGGTGACAGCTTGGTAGTTGGAGTAAAACTGACTGAATCATTTTACTT GTCCCTGAGTGATGTCAGTTTATCTTTAGTGATGGATCAAgacttttctttgatttctccGATTATCAAGTGTCGAAATAAAATCATTAAGCTGAACAAAGCCTTCTCAGCATTGTCTGTATCCTCATGCCAAATTGAGCCTCCTccaaaaaagatgaaattggACTTGCATAGCAAGAATGATCTGAAAAAAGAGTTTCCTAAGAGATGTTCGAGAGTTCGGCTGGATGGAGCAAAGACAGTCATTGCTGTTACCAACCTTTCACCATTATTGGCATTTCGTCGTGTATGTTGCATAGTTCTTCTacatgcaaagaaacaaaaccgTCAGAATGATAGTTTACAGGAGAGCAAGAAGATTACTGTGCTCTGTggaaaaattttattaaatctgGAAGAtatatcaaatgaaaaatattcagtaaagaTGCTAAGGGATAATAATTACTTTACAG GTTCCTTGGAAGATATAGTTGCTGTCCTTGCAGTATCTGTCAGATTCTCCTTTCAGATTATGTCTTCTGACTGCACACTGACTCCAGTAAATTCATGGTTACTGGGAGAAATGGAGTGCATACCATTTAAGGAATGCCATGATAACATATTCTGTCATAAAGCAGGAAATGTGTATGGTACAGTTTTTAACTGGACCCTGAAAAATCCATTTGAAGGAGTTCTAACCGTATTTTGCAG aaatctgactgtcttgttccagtgccttcaTAGCCTTACTAGATTTCTCCCACCAAGGTGCGATGTAAAACTCCTGAGATCTGGAAGCAAAGGTGTACTTACTGAACAGTTAGCACtggctttggaaaaagaaattctcacCTTGAGGAGTTCTTTCTTCTCAAAAGAAAGTACAGCTGAAAACAGTCTGACATGGGGGAATGAGCCTGGCAAGAAAATCAGTGATTCTCCTGTGGCTTCTTTACTGGACAGTGAGGAAGGAGTTCAGCAATTCAGAAAGAAGCTTCAGAATGAACGGGAAGAGTGTATGCTAAGTATGAATCAAACAATGAATGGTGCCCTTTACcagaaaattgctttgaaaatagcAGAAGCTCAGCTGAGTTCCGATATGATTGTGTGGAGACTGATCAAGTCCTAG